A window from Danio aesculapii chromosome 6, fDanAes4.1, whole genome shotgun sequence encodes these proteins:
- the c6h1orf74 gene encoding UPF0739 protein C1orf74 homolog — MTHLKSGAMVSSSEMLISAAQKCLCPRKKRLCPSSCLEVTAQIIAVDLGVKPALLYDSNGASPYQLQLYLHSLHESGVVCNSLRIMSINDNIFIINPDIMKSHLDELLESRSLHLIDVCSSRKRPVLCAFEKSAEEMVRSFLKVFINKLDLVVLEEELYKDWNLCTFFGILLGYPASYWFDQTKGFENCLCMTPLVVCTVWVRWQIHEIKQRCCLYSFSVPEELWSDVQSHIQRWTEHLRERFSKQTVLTDLCFSRDTVTLPCVTL, encoded by the coding sequence ATGACTCACTTGAAAAGCGGCGCAATGGTTTCCTCGTCCGAAATGCTGATCTCAGCCGCACAGAAGTGTTTGTGTCCTCGTAAGAAACGTTTATGTCCGTCCTCGTGCCTAGAAGTGACTGCTCAAATAATAGCCGTGGATCTTGGCGTCAAACCTGCGCTGCTGTACGACAGTAACGGCGCCTCTCCATATCAGCTCCAGCTTTACCTCCATTCACTGCACGAGTCAGGAGTTGTATGCAATTCACTGCGGATAATGTCCATCAATGACAACATATTCATCATTAACCCTGACATTATGAAGTCTCACCTGGATGAACTGCTCGAAAGCAGGAGTCTACACCTGATTGATGTGTGTTCTTCCAGAAAACGCCCAGTCCTGTGTGCATTTGAGAAAAGTGCTGAGGAGATGGTCAGAAGTTTTTTGAAAGTCTTTATTAATAAGCTGGACTTGGTTGTGTTGGAAGAGGAGTTGTATAAAGACTGGAACTTGTGCACTTTTTTTGGGATCTTGTTAGGTTATCCTGCGTCCTACTGGTTTGACCAAACTAAGGGATTTGAGAACTGTCTGTGTATGACACCCCTGGTAGTGTGCACGGTTTGGGTCAGGTGGCAGATACATGAGATAAAGCAGCGCTGTTGTCTTTACTCATTCAGTGTCCCAGAAGAGCTGTGGTCAGATGTGCAGAGCCATATACAGCGCTGGACTGAGCATCTGAGAGAGAGATTTAGCAAACAGACTGTTCTGACTGACCTCTGCTTTTCTAGGGACACCGTTACTTTGCCCTGTGTGACTCTTTGA